In Shewanella sp. VB17, a single genomic region encodes these proteins:
- the vapB gene encoding type II toxin-antitoxin system VapB family antitoxin, producing the protein MMSVASVFINNRTQAVRLPVDSRFPEGIKKVNVRVVGKERILSPVEHTWDSFFLSQTSVTEDFMTERASQEQADRESF; encoded by the coding sequence ATGATGAGCGTAGCATCAGTATTTATTAATAATCGAACACAAGCAGTACGTTTACCAGTTGATAGTCGTTTTCCTGAGGGGATTAAGAAGGTCAATGTCAGAGTGGTAGGTAAAGAGCGAATACTTTCACCTGTTGAACATACATGGGACAGTTTTTTCTTGTCTCAAACTTCCGTTACAGAGGATTTCATGACTGAACGCGCAAGTCAGGAGCAAGCGGATAGGGAATCGTTCTAA
- a CDS encoding type II toxin-antitoxin system VapC family toxin, with amino-acid sequence MHKYMLDTNICIYVIKRKPLEVLKAFNLHVGQLCISSITLAELLHGASKSTNSEHNLRIVEDFISRLDVLDYGEKAAFHYGDIRADLERKGTPIGVNDSHIAAHARSEALIIVTNNEKEFVRVDGLRVENWI; translated from the coding sequence ATGCATAAATACATGCTTGATACCAACATCTGTATTTATGTCATCAAGAGAAAACCTTTGGAAGTATTAAAGGCGTTTAATCTTCATGTAGGACAATTATGCATAAGTTCTATCACGTTAGCAGAGCTATTACACGGAGCATCGAAAAGCACAAATTCAGAGCATAATTTACGGATCGTTGAAGATTTTATTTCGCGCCTTGATGTGTTGGATTATGGAGAGAAGGCCGCATTTCATTATGGTGATATTCGAGCAGATTTAGAACGGAAGGGGACACCTATCGGGGTTAATGATTCTCATATTGCTGCTCACGCTAGAAGTGAAGCTTTAATCATAGTGACAAACAATGAAAAAGAGTTTGTTCGCGTAGATGGTTTGCGGGTCGAAAATTGGATTTAA